Part of the Leptotrichia massiliensis genome, TATGCAATGGATCATAAAAGTTGGAATAAATTAAATAATGAAGAGCAGTATTATGCTATATTTTGGGAAGGCATGCCTGATTTAAATTACAGTAATAAACAAGTCAGAGAAGAAGTAAAAAAGATTGCAAAATATTGGATTAGTGAAGCTAAAATAGATGGTTATAGAATAGATGGAGCGTATCATATATATGGTGAAGGGGAATATCCTGAAAAGGTTGATTTGGAAAAGGAAAATATAAACTGGTGGAAGGAATTTAGAAACAGTCTTGAAAAGGAATATCCGAATATTTATATTGTAGGTGAAGTTTGGAATGATACAAATAAGATTGCTCCTTATTATACAGCCTTTGATTCAAATTTTGATTTTGGAATATCAGAAAACGGTATAGCCGAAGCTATAAATTCCCAAGATGCTACGATTTTTTCTGATAAATTATCAAAAATATATGAAACTTATGGAAAAGTCGCATCTAATTATATTGATGCACCATTTTTAACAAATCATGATCAAAATAGAATTGCGAATAGCTTACTTGATTTAAGGCATCAAAAATTAGTAGCTTCAATACTATTAACCTTATCTGGAAATCCGTTTATATATTATGGAGAAGAATTGGGAATGAAAGGAAGCAAACCTGATGAAGAAATAAGAGAACCTTATTTATGGGGAAGTGAAGTAGGACAGACAAACTGGGAAGAAATAAAAAATAATACAAATACACCTTCTTTGGAAGTTCAAAAGAAAAATCCTGATTCACTATACAATTATTACAAAAAATGGATAGCTCTAAGGAATGAAAATGAAGCTTTGAAATATGGTGATTTAAAAATAGTAAATGTTAATGATAACCAGATATTAGCATATAAAAGGACTTATAAAAATAAATCAGTAATTGTTTTACATAATTTATCTGATACAGAAAAAAATGTAAACGTAGACGGGAAAAATGTAAAAATTTCTGGACTAACAAGCATTTTAGTAAATGCAATTTAAAATTAACTTTATAAGTTTTAATAGTTTTAGGAAAATCTAGTTCAAGAATTAAATTATAAAATTTAACTAAACAAAACAAATTATAATAATAAAGATGGAGTAAGAAATTTTTTATTCTATCTTTATTTTTTTCTTTT contains:
- a CDS encoding alpha-amylase family glycosyl hydrolase; its protein translation is MKKINRWILLIAALILSIFSCHNKNIKDFNNTEKSKIEKSGVYYEIFVRSYADSNNDKIGDIKGITDKLDELKELGIQGIWLTPIFKSPSYHKYDVTDYYTIDPEYGTKEDLKNLVSKAHSKGIKIILDLPVNHTSKEHPWFKDAVQNKDSKYKSYYRVAQNNDKSLNLNSYAMDHKSWNKLNNEEQYYAIFWEGMPDLNYSNKQVREEVKKIAKYWISEAKIDGYRIDGAYHIYGEGEYPEKVDLEKENINWWKEFRNSLEKEYPNIYIVGEVWNDTNKIAPYYTAFDSNFDFGISENGIAEAINSQDATIFSDKLSKIYETYGKVASNYIDAPFLTNHDQNRIANSLLDLRHQKLVASILLTLSGNPFIYYGEELGMKGSKPDEEIREPYLWGSEVGQTNWEEIKNNTNTPSLEVQKKNPDSLYNYYKKWIALRNENEALKYGDLKIVNVNDNQILAYKRTYKNKSVIVLHNLSDTEKNVNVDGKNVKISGLTSILVNAI